The Streptomyces camelliae genome window below encodes:
- a CDS encoding DMT family transporter — protein sequence MIVATVPAISALLAAAFLGERLGPAKIAGSRCALAGTALIALTGGESGHTAAAWTVLAAAVAQGVYHFAIKPLLRRYSGFEVAAYAMVAGTVLLLPLAPATARAVPAAPAGATLAALYLGVLKPAAGFVVWGYAIARLTVTAATAALYLVPVTALVVAYVWLGETPGPVEYLGGAVTLAGVALLHSRPRAGGSGGDRTAARLRCPRPRSPPGRGRGRSTPPPAGPAVPGAPAGGACSATGPGATESERAELVGHPARGRSTIRPSSRFLAMADETYPFCKIFPTQRALAEDLGAAVLGEVFPRDDQRGGWGQESPDARRTACSASSSIRWPSRSRTSAP from the coding sequence CTGATCGTCGCCACGGTCCCGGCGATCAGCGCGCTGCTGGCCGCGGCCTTCCTCGGCGAGCGGCTCGGCCCGGCCAAGATCGCCGGATCCCGCTGCGCCCTCGCCGGTACGGCCCTCATCGCCCTGACGGGCGGCGAGAGCGGCCACACCGCGGCGGCCTGGACCGTCCTCGCGGCCGCCGTGGCGCAGGGCGTGTACCACTTCGCCATCAAGCCGCTGCTGCGCCGCTACAGCGGCTTCGAGGTCGCCGCCTACGCGATGGTGGCCGGAACCGTCCTGCTGCTCCCGCTCGCTCCCGCCACGGCGCGTGCCGTGCCGGCCGCCCCGGCCGGCGCCACCCTGGCGGCGCTGTACCTCGGGGTCCTGAAGCCGGCCGCCGGATTCGTGGTCTGGGGCTACGCCATCGCCCGGCTCACGGTCACCGCCGCCACCGCGGCGCTGTACCTGGTGCCCGTGACCGCCCTCGTCGTCGCGTACGTGTGGCTCGGTGAGACGCCCGGACCCGTGGAGTACCTCGGCGGAGCCGTCACCCTCGCCGGTGTCGCGCTGCTCCACAGCAGACCCCGGGCCGGCGGGTCCGGCGGCGATCGGACCGCCGCCCGGCTGAGGTGTCCCCGCCCCCGCTCGCCGCCCGGTCGAGGCAGAGGACGATCCACTCCGCCGCCTGCCGGGCCGGCAGTGCCTGGCGCACCTGCCGGCGGAGCATGTTCCGCGACCGGCCCTGGAGCAACGGAGAGCGAGCGGGCCGAACTTGTCGGTCATCCGGCAAGGGGCCGTTCGACAATCCGGCCTTCATCGAGGTTCCTGGCAATGGCTGACGAGACCTACCCGTTCTGCAAGATCTTTCCAACGCAGCGTGCACTGGCTGAGGACCTTGGGGCTGCCGTCCTCGGCGAAGTGTTCCCCCGAGACGATCAGCGTGGCGGGTGGGGTCAGGAGAGTCCCGACGCCCGGAGGACCGCCTGCAGCGCCTCGTCGTCGATACGGTGGCCGAGCCGTTCCAGAACCTCGGCTCCCTGA
- a CDS encoding carbohydrate ABC transporter permease, producing MKRSLFGRLWPNATAVVLFAGFVFPVYWMFATAFKPTGDIISENPVWFPTNITLSHFKKAVDADHFWTLVVNSVTVTVLSVVFSLVIALFAAFALARLRFKGRRGLIVTFMLAQMAPWEVMIIAIYMIVRDNDMLNSLVPLTVFYTMMVLPLTVLTLRGYVAAVPKELEESAMVDGCTRVQAFRRVIFPLLAPGLMATSLFGFITAWNEFPLVLILNKDVEKQTLPLWLSQFQTAFGDDWGATMAASSLFALPILILFIFLQRKAVSGLTDGAVKG from the coding sequence GTGAAGCGCTCGCTCTTCGGCCGTCTGTGGCCCAATGCGACCGCCGTCGTCCTGTTCGCCGGCTTCGTGTTCCCCGTCTACTGGATGTTCGCGACGGCCTTCAAGCCGACGGGCGACATCATCTCCGAGAACCCGGTGTGGTTCCCGACGAACATCACCCTCAGCCACTTCAAGAAGGCGGTCGACGCCGACCACTTCTGGACGCTGGTCGTCAACTCCGTGACGGTCACGGTCCTTTCGGTCGTCTTCTCCCTCGTCATCGCCCTGTTCGCGGCCTTCGCCCTGGCCCGGCTGCGGTTCAAGGGCCGGCGCGGTCTCATCGTGACGTTCATGCTGGCGCAGATGGCCCCCTGGGAGGTCATGATCATCGCCATCTACATGATCGTCCGCGACAACGACATGCTGAACAGCCTCGTCCCGCTCACCGTCTTCTACACGATGATGGTGCTCCCGCTGACCGTCCTGACGCTGCGCGGCTACGTCGCCGCCGTGCCCAAGGAGCTCGAAGAGTCCGCGATGGTCGACGGCTGCACCCGGGTCCAGGCCTTCCGCCGGGTGATCTTCCCGCTGCTCGCGCCCGGTCTGATGGCGACCTCGCTGTTCGGGTTCATCACCGCCTGGAACGAGTTCCCGCTCGTCCTGATCCTGAACAAGGACGTCGAGAAGCAGACCCTGCCGCTGTGGCTGTCGCAGTTCCAGACCGCGTTCGGCGACGACTGGGGCGCCACCATGGCCGCCTCGTCCCTGTTCGCGCTGCCCATCCTGATCCTCTTCATCTTCCTGCAACGCAAGGCTGTCAGCGGTCTCACCGACGGCGCCGTGAAGGGATGA
- a CDS encoding sensor histidine kinase, which produces MSDVRPGRLKVYLGAAPGVGKTYRMLDEGRRRAARGADVVVGFVECHGRPHTEAMLDGLEAVPRASCRYRGGGFEEMDLAAVLARRPQVAIVDEFAHTNVPGDGRNAKRWQDIDALLAVGIDVITALNIQHLESLNDVVEKITDVPQHETVPDEVVRRAWQIELVDMPPEGLRRRMAHGNIYPPEKVDAALANYFRPGNLTALRQLALLWVADRVDEALQEYRSQHGIGGVWETRERVVVALTGGPEGDTLIRRAARIAARSAGGDLLAVHVARSDGLADGVSAASLARQRRLVEDLGGSYHSVIGEDVSATLVEFARAGNATQLVLGTSRRGRLQRFLTGPGTGETVTELSGDIDVHRVTHERAGRGTLLPSRRRTLSRARLIAGPVAGLVLPVLLTAVLAQVRGTLDLTSEALLFLLAVVGVACIGGVASAVVASVTASLLLNYWFIPPIGSFALKDANAVLAPSVFAVVAATVAGVVDRSLRLSRRSARATAEAETMSSLAGTIVRGEATIPALLERTRETFGMESAELADEPPDTDGATFVPAGPGAYLVLRGRTLSSSERRVLAAFAAHVGSAVERARLAEAAAEVEPVKAADRLRTALLRAVGHDLRTPLAAGWAAVGSLRSRDVEFSPEDRDELLATADESMAKLNRLVENLLDLSRLEAGALTLNLRPTSLDEVLPTALTDIPGVEVTDVEDIPAVLADPPLLERVIANLVGNAARHTPPGQKVVVTASALAGRVELRVVDRGPGLPQTDRERIFEPFQRLGDSDNTTGLGLGLALARGLTEAMNGSLGPEDTPGGGLTMVVSLPFAEQAVGVEPGPSGPGRP; this is translated from the coding sequence ATGAGTGACGTACGGCCCGGACGACTGAAGGTCTACCTCGGCGCGGCCCCAGGGGTCGGCAAGACCTACCGGATGCTCGACGAGGGGCGCCGCCGTGCCGCGCGCGGGGCAGACGTGGTGGTCGGCTTCGTGGAGTGCCACGGACGGCCGCACACGGAGGCGATGCTCGACGGCCTTGAGGCCGTCCCGCGTGCCTCCTGCAGGTACCGCGGCGGCGGCTTCGAGGAGATGGACCTGGCCGCGGTGCTCGCCCGGCGCCCCCAGGTGGCGATCGTCGACGAGTTCGCGCACACCAACGTCCCCGGGGACGGACGCAACGCCAAGCGGTGGCAGGACATCGACGCCCTGCTCGCCGTCGGCATCGATGTGATCACCGCGCTGAACATCCAGCACCTGGAGTCACTCAACGACGTCGTCGAGAAGATCACCGACGTCCCGCAGCACGAGACGGTCCCCGACGAGGTCGTACGCCGGGCCTGGCAGATCGAGCTGGTGGACATGCCCCCCGAGGGGCTGCGCCGCCGCATGGCGCACGGCAACATCTACCCGCCCGAGAAGGTCGACGCGGCTCTCGCCAACTACTTCCGGCCGGGCAATCTCACCGCTCTGCGACAGCTGGCCCTGCTGTGGGTGGCCGACCGGGTGGACGAGGCGCTGCAGGAGTACCGCTCGCAGCACGGCATCGGCGGGGTGTGGGAGACCCGGGAACGGGTGGTCGTCGCCCTGACCGGAGGGCCCGAGGGCGACACGCTGATCCGGCGGGCGGCGCGGATCGCCGCCCGGTCGGCCGGCGGGGACCTGCTCGCGGTGCACGTGGCCCGCAGCGACGGCCTGGCCGACGGGGTCTCGGCTGCCTCCCTCGCCCGGCAGCGCCGGCTGGTGGAGGACCTCGGCGGCAGCTACCACTCGGTCATCGGCGAGGATGTGTCCGCCACCCTGGTGGAGTTCGCCCGTGCCGGGAACGCCACCCAGCTCGTCCTCGGCACCAGCCGCCGCGGCCGGCTGCAGCGTTTCCTGACCGGACCCGGCACGGGCGAGACCGTGACCGAGCTGTCCGGCGACATCGACGTCCACCGTGTCACCCACGAACGGGCCGGACGCGGCACCCTCCTGCCCTCCCGGCGCCGCACCTTGTCCAGGGCCCGGCTGATCGCCGGCCCCGTGGCCGGGCTGGTGCTGCCCGTGCTGCTCACGGCCGTGCTCGCCCAGGTGCGCGGCACGCTGGACCTGACCAGCGAGGCGCTGTTGTTCCTGCTGGCCGTGGTCGGTGTGGCGTGCATAGGTGGGGTCGCCTCCGCAGTGGTCGCCTCGGTGACGGCGTCACTGCTGCTGAACTACTGGTTCATCCCGCCCATCGGCTCCTTCGCCCTGAAGGACGCCAACGCCGTTCTGGCGCCTTCCGTGTTCGCGGTCGTCGCGGCGACCGTGGCCGGGGTCGTGGACCGCTCGCTGCGGCTGTCCCGGCGCTCGGCCCGTGCCACCGCCGAGGCCGAGACCATGTCCTCGCTGGCCGGCACCATCGTGCGCGGCGAGGCGACCATTCCAGCCCTGCTGGAGCGGACCCGCGAGACCTTCGGCATGGAGTCGGCGGAACTGGCGGACGAGCCACCGGACACCGACGGCGCCACCTTCGTACCGGCCGGTCCGGGTGCGTACCTGGTGTTGCGCGGCCGTACCCTCTCCTCCTCCGAGCGGCGGGTGCTGGCCGCGTTCGCCGCGCACGTCGGCTCGGCGGTGGAGCGGGCCCGGCTGGCCGAGGCGGCGGCCGAGGTGGAGCCGGTGAAGGCCGCCGACCGGCTGCGCACAGCTCTGCTGCGGGCCGTCGGCCACGACCTGCGCACCCCGCTGGCCGCCGGCTGGGCCGCCGTCGGCTCGCTGCGCAGCCGCGACGTCGAGTTCTCGCCCGAGGACCGCGACGAGCTTCTCGCCACGGCCGACGAGTCCATGGCCAAGCTGAACCGCCTGGTGGAGAACCTGCTCGACCTCAGCCGTCTGGAGGCCGGCGCCCTCACCCTGAACCTGCGCCCGACCTCCCTGGACGAGGTCCTGCCCACGGCGCTCACCGACATCCCGGGGGTCGAGGTGACGGACGTGGAGGACATCCCGGCCGTGCTGGCCGACCCGCCGCTGCTGGAGCGGGTGATCGCCAACCTGGTCGGCAACGCCGCCCGCCACACCCCGCCGGGACAGAAGGTCGTGGTCACTGCCAGTGCCCTGGCGGGCCGGGTGGAGCTGCGGGTCGTGGACCGGGGGCCGGGACTGCCGCAGACCGATCGGGAGCGGATCTTCGAGCCGTTCCAGCGGCTCGGTGACAGCGACAACACCACCGGACTCGGTCTCGGCCTGGCCCTCGCCCGGGGCCTGACCGAGGCGATGAACGGCAGCCTCGGCCCCGAGGACACCCCTGGCGGCGGCCTGACCATGGTCGTCTCGCTGCCGTTCGCGGAGCAGGCCGTAGGGGTCGAGCCTGGCCCCTCAGGGCCCGGCCGGCCCTGA
- the kdpA gene encoding potassium-transporting ATPase subunit KdpA, whose protein sequence is MGPVLADVLFVTALIGALALVHRPLGDYMAAVFQSKKHLRVERWIYHSVGADPDAEMRWPAYLRGVLFFSAVSVLFLYLLQRVQDKLPLSLGFKPISPDQAFNTAASFVSNTNWQSYSGEVAMSHVTQTMGLAVQNFVSAAVGIAVAVALVRGFARSRTGDLGNFWADLVRCIIRILVPLSVIAAVVLIACGAIQNFGDIHHVTTLTGQKQAISPGAVASQEAIKDLGTNGGGFFNANSAHPFENPNGFTNWLEIFLLLVIPFSLPRTFGKMVGSVKQGYAILAAMGIIWFLAVVAVTWLEYAHPGTASQLAGGAMEGKEQRFGEGNSSAFAVSTTMTSTGSVDAFHDSFGGLSGGVLLLGMMLGEIAPGGTGSGLYGMLIMAIIAVFIAGLMVGRTPEYLGKKIGAREMKLAAAYILVTPALVLIGTALAMALGKGQSAMLNSGAHGFSEVLYAYTSASNNNGSAFAGFAANTEYHNTMLGLCMLLGRFVPMVFVLALAGSLAEQQPIPATAGTLRTEKPLFTGLLVGAILIITGLTFFPALALGPLAEGLA, encoded by the coding sequence ATGGGTCCCGTACTTGCTGACGTGCTCTTCGTGACCGCGCTGATCGGCGCGCTCGCGTTGGTGCACCGTCCCCTCGGCGACTACATGGCCGCCGTCTTCCAGTCCAAGAAGCACCTGCGCGTCGAGCGGTGGATATACCACTCCGTGGGAGCCGACCCCGATGCCGAGATGCGCTGGCCGGCCTATCTGCGCGGGGTGCTCTTCTTCTCCGCCGTCAGCGTGCTGTTCCTGTACCTGCTCCAGCGGGTGCAGGACAAGCTGCCGCTGTCGCTCGGTTTCAAGCCGATCAGCCCGGACCAGGCGTTCAACACGGCCGCCTCCTTCGTGTCCAACACGAACTGGCAGTCGTACTCGGGCGAGGTGGCGATGAGCCACGTCACCCAGACGATGGGTCTGGCCGTGCAGAACTTCGTGTCGGCGGCCGTCGGTATCGCGGTCGCGGTCGCGCTGGTGCGCGGCTTCGCCCGGTCCCGCACCGGCGACCTGGGCAACTTCTGGGCCGACCTGGTGCGCTGCATCATCCGGATCCTGGTCCCGCTCTCCGTGATCGCGGCCGTGGTCCTGATCGCCTGCGGTGCCATCCAGAACTTCGGCGACATCCACCACGTCACCACCCTCACCGGTCAGAAGCAGGCCATCAGCCCCGGCGCGGTGGCGTCGCAGGAGGCCATCAAGGACCTGGGCACCAACGGCGGTGGCTTCTTCAACGCCAACAGCGCGCACCCCTTCGAGAACCCCAACGGCTTCACCAACTGGCTGGAGATCTTCCTGCTGTTGGTGATCCCGTTCTCGCTGCCGCGCACCTTCGGCAAGATGGTCGGCTCGGTCAAGCAGGGCTACGCGATCCTCGCCGCGATGGGCATCATCTGGTTCCTCGCCGTGGTCGCCGTGACCTGGCTGGAGTACGCCCACCCGGGCACCGCCTCGCAGCTGGCGGGCGGCGCGATGGAGGGCAAGGAGCAGCGGTTCGGCGAGGGCAACTCATCGGCCTTCGCCGTGTCGACCACGATGACCTCCACCGGTTCGGTGGACGCCTTCCACGACTCCTTCGGCGGACTGTCCGGCGGTGTGCTGCTGCTCGGCATGATGCTGGGCGAGATCGCGCCCGGCGGCACCGGCTCCGGCCTCTACGGCATGCTGATCATGGCGATCATCGCCGTGTTCATCGCCGGTCTGATGGTGGGTCGTACGCCCGAATACCTGGGCAAGAAGATCGGCGCCCGCGAGATGAAGCTGGCCGCCGCCTACATCCTGGTCACTCCGGCCCTGGTGCTGATCGGCACGGCGCTGGCGATGGCACTGGGCAAGGGGCAGTCGGCGATGCTGAACTCCGGCGCGCACGGCTTCTCCGAGGTGCTGTACGCCTACACGTCCGCGTCCAACAACAACGGCTCCGCGTTCGCCGGATTCGCCGCGAACACCGAGTACCACAACACGATGCTCGGCCTGTGCATGCTGCTCGGCCGGTTCGTGCCCATGGTGTTCGTGCTGGCGCTGGCCGGCTCGCTCGCCGAGCAGCAGCCGATCCCGGCCACCGCGGGCACCCTGCGTACCGAGAAGCCGCTGTTCACCGGCCTGCTGGTGGGCGCGATCCTGATCATCACCGGTCTGACGTTCTTCCCGGCCCTCGCGCTGGGCCCGCTGGCCGAAGGGTTGGCGTGA
- a CDS encoding LysR family transcriptional regulator, whose product MRRLRLLAEFAARGTVAATAEALHLTGSAVSQQLAALEKEAGVPLLLKRGRRLELTAEGQRLVDHAHVVLGNLAAAESDLAAMRRGERGSVRIAAFPTAARALLPRLWPDPGQVPPPDAPVIQVVEHEPHAAEAALRKHQVDIAVTHTYSLVPRPLPPGCEQRALFEEPVLLVLHPADAARHGLSADAPAELGHFADAPWLLPGPETACHEMAQRACGAAGFVPRPVAVANDFTVLTALITRRAGVALIPRPALPAPSPELSVHTLTTPVRRSVQAVYHMGMGRRPDIAGTLDMLVSAAASEVPAGSRRP is encoded by the coding sequence ATGCGTCGACTGCGTCTGCTCGCCGAGTTCGCCGCGCGGGGCACGGTGGCGGCCACCGCGGAGGCGCTGCATCTCACCGGTTCGGCGGTGTCCCAGCAGCTGGCCGCCCTGGAGAAGGAGGCCGGCGTACCGCTGCTGCTCAAGCGCGGGCGCAGGCTGGAACTCACGGCGGAGGGGCAGCGCCTCGTCGATCACGCCCATGTGGTGCTGGGCAACCTGGCCGCCGCCGAGTCCGACCTGGCGGCGATGCGGCGCGGCGAGCGCGGCAGCGTGCGCATCGCGGCGTTCCCCACCGCCGCCCGCGCGCTGCTCCCCCGGCTCTGGCCCGACCCCGGCCAGGTGCCCCCGCCCGACGCCCCGGTCATCCAGGTCGTGGAGCACGAACCGCACGCCGCCGAGGCCGCGCTGCGCAAGCACCAGGTCGACATCGCCGTCACGCACACCTACAGCCTGGTGCCCCGCCCGCTTCCCCCGGGCTGCGAGCAGCGCGCGCTGTTCGAGGAGCCCGTGCTGCTCGTCCTCCATCCGGCCGACGCCGCCCGCCACGGCCTGTCCGCGGATGCCCCCGCCGAACTCGGGCACTTCGCCGACGCCCCGTGGCTGCTGCCGGGCCCCGAGACGGCCTGTCACGAGATGGCCCAACGCGCCTGCGGGGCAGCCGGATTCGTGCCCCGGCCGGTGGCCGTGGCGAACGACTTCACGGTGCTGACGGCGCTGATCACCCGCCGCGCGGGAGTGGCCCTCATCCCCCGGCCGGCACTGCCGGCCCCCTCCCCGGAGCTGAGCGTCCACACCCTGACCACCCCGGTACGGCGCAGCGTCCAGGCCGTGTACCACATGGGCATGGGCCGGCGCCCCGACATCGCCGGCACGCTCGACATGCTGGTCTCGGCGGCGGCCTCGGAGGTGCCGGCCGGAAGCCGCCGGCCTTGA
- a CDS encoding amino acid transporter, protein MATTEHPPPSRLRTWMLEGQSDRAGHQQGPYAEAGSPHKGQRWWRVMCLTGVDYFSTLGYQPGIAALAAGLLSPVATVVLVVVTLLGVLPVYRRVAVESPRGEGSIAMLERLLSFWKGKLFVLALLGFAATDFIITITLSAADASTHLVENPHVNSLLHNQQMLVTLFLVALLGAVFLKGFTEAIGVAVVLVVVYLGLNAVVVAVGLWHVATAGHVVTDWTHGLTAEHGNIFAMIGVSLLVFPKLALGVSGFETGVAVMPHIQGDQDDTEENPKGRIRDTRKLLTTAAVIMSIYLIATSFITTVLIPAKEFKTGGQANGRALAYMAHEYLGGTFGTIYDLSTIAILWFAGASAMAGLLNLMPRYLPRYGMAPQWARAVRPMVIVFTLISFLITWLFDASVDAQGGAYATGVLVLMSSASIAVAIAAHRAKERGWLIGFSVVTAVLLYVTGANIVERPDGVKIGACFIVAIILVSLLSRLARAFELRVTQVELDPMAERFIRDMASRKLRFIANEPGRRDKAEYHDKVEQIRADNDMPEQEDFVFVEVTVTDPSEFEEESLTVRGEVLHDRYRVLTMESSSISNALAALVLHARDLTGCTPHIYFEWTEGNPFANFLRFFLFGQGEVAPVTREVLREAEPNRALRPRVHTG, encoded by the coding sequence ATGGCCACCACCGAACACCCGCCGCCGAGCCGACTGCGGACGTGGATGCTGGAGGGTCAGTCCGACCGGGCGGGACACCAGCAGGGGCCGTACGCCGAGGCGGGGTCCCCGCACAAGGGACAGCGCTGGTGGCGGGTGATGTGCCTGACCGGCGTGGACTACTTCTCCACCCTCGGCTACCAGCCGGGCATCGCAGCGCTGGCGGCCGGATTGCTGTCTCCGGTGGCCACCGTCGTGCTCGTCGTGGTCACCCTCCTCGGTGTTCTCCCGGTCTACCGCCGGGTGGCCGTGGAGAGCCCCCGGGGTGAGGGCTCGATCGCGATGCTGGAGAGGCTGCTGTCCTTCTGGAAGGGCAAGCTGTTCGTCCTGGCGCTGCTCGGTTTCGCCGCCACCGACTTCATCATCACCATCACCCTGTCCGCGGCCGACGCCTCCACCCACCTGGTGGAGAACCCACATGTGAACAGCCTGCTGCACAACCAGCAGATGCTGGTCACGCTGTTCCTCGTCGCCTTGCTGGGAGCGGTGTTCCTCAAGGGCTTCACGGAGGCGATCGGTGTCGCGGTCGTCCTGGTGGTGGTCTACCTGGGCCTGAACGCGGTCGTGGTGGCCGTCGGTCTGTGGCACGTGGCCACGGCGGGCCATGTGGTCACCGACTGGACCCACGGTCTGACCGCCGAGCACGGAAACATCTTCGCCATGATCGGCGTGTCTCTGCTGGTCTTCCCGAAGCTGGCGCTCGGTGTGTCCGGCTTCGAGACCGGCGTCGCGGTCATGCCGCACATCCAGGGAGACCAGGACGACACCGAGGAGAACCCCAAGGGCCGGATCCGGGACACCAGGAAGCTGCTGACCACCGCTGCTGTGATCATGAGCATCTACCTGATCGCCACCAGCTTCATCACCACGGTGCTGATCCCGGCGAAGGAGTTCAAGACGGGCGGCCAGGCCAACGGCCGTGCGCTCGCCTACATGGCGCACGAATACCTCGGCGGCACCTTCGGCACGATCTACGACCTGTCGACCATCGCGATCCTGTGGTTCGCCGGCGCCTCCGCCATGGCCGGCCTGCTCAACCTCATGCCCCGCTACCTGCCGCGCTACGGCATGGCGCCGCAGTGGGCGCGCGCCGTGCGCCCCATGGTGATCGTCTTCACCCTGATCTCCTTCCTGATCACCTGGCTCTTCGACGCCAGTGTCGATGCGCAGGGCGGCGCCTACGCCACGGGTGTGCTGGTCCTGATGTCCTCGGCCTCGATCGCGGTGGCCATCGCCGCCCACCGGGCCAAGGAGCGCGGGTGGCTCATCGGCTTCTCGGTGGTGACCGCGGTCCTGCTCTATGTCACCGGTGCCAACATCGTCGAGCGCCCGGACGGTGTGAAGATCGGTGCCTGCTTCATCGTCGCCATCATCCTGGTCTCGCTGCTGTCCCGGCTGGCCCGCGCCTTCGAGCTGCGTGTCACGCAGGTCGAACTGGACCCCATGGCGGAACGATTCATCCGGGACATGGCCAGCCGCAAGCTCCGCTTCATCGCCAACGAGCCGGGCCGGCGCGACAAGGCCGAGTACCACGACAAGGTCGAGCAGATCCGCGCCGACAACGACATGCCCGAGCAGGAGGACTTCGTCTTCGTCGAGGTCACGGTCACCGACCCCTCCGAGTTCGAGGAGGAGAGCCTGACCGTCCGCGGTGAGGTCCTGCACGACCGCTACCGCGTCCTGACCATGGAGTCCTCCTCCATATCCAACGCCCTGGCGGCCCTCGTGCTGCACGCCCGGGACCTGACCGGCTGCACCCCGCACATCTACTTCGAGTGGACCGAGGGCAACCCCTTCGCCAACTTCCTGCGCTTCTTCCTCTTCGGCCAGGGCGAGGTCGCCCCGGTCACCCGAGAGGTCCTGCGCGAGGCGGAACCGAACCGGGCCCTGCGCCCCCGCGTCCACACCGGCTGA
- a CDS encoding glycoside hydrolase family 3 protein, with product MTTLATGPDTLTRDALAVLQPGFDGTTAPDWVRRRLGEGLASVALFGRNVVTESQVTALTAQLRAERDDLLVAIDEESGDVTRLDVRTGSAFPGNHALGAVDDPGLTRAVARELGRRLAACGVTFDWAPSADVNANPDNPVIGVRSFGASTDLVARHTAAWVEGLQSTGVAACTKHFPGHGDTNVDSHHAVPRIDVDADTLYERELPPFRAAIAAGTRAIMSAHILVPALDPDRPGTLSSRILTELLRGELGYQGLIVTDGMEMRAISGTYGLEHGVVLAIAAGADAICVGGGLCDEGTVLGLRDALVAAVRSGELPEERLADAAARVRDLARWTAEARGAGTDTAPHPEIGLIAARRALRVTRTGAASPLNSPLYVAQFEPVRNIAVGDQTPWGVAAELERLLPGTTAGSFTGDGAASQVLAAADGRRIVAVVRDEHRHPWMGAALDTLLAARPDTVVVEMGLPQAAPRGALHIATYGAARVCGVAAAEAVVAG from the coding sequence ATGACCACACTCGCCACCGGCCCTGACACCCTGACGCGGGACGCCCTCGCGGTGCTGCAACCGGGGTTCGACGGCACCACCGCGCCGGACTGGGTGCGCCGCCGCCTCGGTGAGGGCCTCGCCTCCGTCGCCCTGTTCGGCCGCAACGTCGTCACCGAGAGCCAAGTCACCGCGCTCACCGCCCAGTTGCGCGCCGAACGGGACGATCTGCTGGTCGCCATCGACGAGGAGAGCGGCGACGTCACCCGCCTGGACGTGCGCACCGGCTCCGCCTTCCCCGGCAACCACGCCCTCGGCGCCGTCGACGACCCCGGCCTCACCCGGGCCGTCGCCCGCGAGCTGGGCCGGCGCCTGGCCGCCTGCGGCGTCACCTTCGACTGGGCGCCCTCCGCCGACGTCAACGCCAACCCCGACAACCCCGTGATCGGGGTGCGCTCCTTCGGCGCGAGCACCGACCTGGTCGCCCGGCACACCGCCGCCTGGGTCGAGGGCCTGCAGTCCACCGGCGTCGCCGCCTGCACCAAGCACTTCCCCGGCCACGGCGACACCAACGTCGACTCCCATCACGCCGTACCCCGCATCGACGTCGACGCCGACACCCTGTACGAGCGCGAACTGCCCCCGTTCCGCGCGGCGATCGCCGCCGGCACCCGGGCGATCATGAGCGCGCACATCCTCGTCCCGGCCCTCGACCCCGACCGGCCGGGCACCCTCTCCTCCCGCATCCTCACCGAACTGCTGCGCGGCGAACTCGGCTACCAAGGCCTGATCGTCACCGACGGCATGGAGATGCGTGCGATCTCCGGCACCTACGGCCTGGAACACGGCGTGGTCCTCGCCATCGCGGCCGGCGCCGACGCCATCTGCGTCGGCGGCGGACTGTGCGACGAGGGTACGGTCCTGGGGCTCCGGGACGCACTGGTGGCCGCCGTACGCTCCGGCGAACTGCCCGAGGAACGCCTCGCCGACGCGGCCGCCCGGGTGCGCGACCTCGCCCGGTGGACGGCCGAGGCCCGCGGCGCCGGCACGGACACCGCGCCCCACCCCGAGATCGGCCTGATCGCGGCCCGCCGCGCCCTGCGCGTGACCCGCACCGGCGCCGCATCGCCTCTCAACTCACCTTTGTACGTTGCCCAGTTCGAGCCCGTCCGCAACATCGCCGTCGGCGACCAGACCCCGTGGGGCGTGGCCGCCGAGCTGGAGCGACTGCTGCCCGGCACCACCGCCGGCTCCTTCACCGGCGACGGCGCCGCCTCGCAGGTGCTCGCCGCCGCCGACGGCCGCCGGATCGTCGCCGTGGTCCGCGACGAACATCGGCACCCCTGGATGGGCGCCGCCCTCGACACCCTGCTCGCCGCCCGCCCCGACACCGTCGTCGTCGAGATGGGCCTGCCGCAGGCCGCCCCGCGCGGCGCCCTGCACATCGCCACCTACGGTGCCGCCCGCGTCTGCGGTGTGGCGGCGGCCGAGGCCGTCGTCGCCGGCTGA
- the kdpF gene encoding K(+)-transporting ATPase subunit F: protein MTAENIVGLVVAVALLGYLVLALIFPERF, encoded by the coding sequence GTGACCGCCGAGAACATCGTCGGCCTGGTCGTGGCCGTCGCCCTGCTGGGTTACCTCGTCCTCGCCCTGATCTTCCCGGAGAGGTTCTGA